Proteins encoded in a region of the Ruegeria sp. AD91A genome:
- a CDS encoding adenylate kinase, translating into MDAATITTPAVLILLGPPGAGKGTQARMLEEKFGLVQLSTGDLLREAVAAGTEAGKAAKAVMEAGDLVSDEIVIAILRDRMAQPDCAKGVILDGFPRTTVQAEALDGLLASNNQKIDAAISLEVEDAEMVIRISGRYTCAGCGEGYHDQFKTPAEEGKCDKCGHTEFKRRADDNAETVASRLAAYHEQTAPLITYYDGQGVLQRTNAMGKIEDIANDLEGIVGEAMN; encoded by the coding sequence ATGGACGCTGCCACGATCACCACACCCGCCGTTCTCATCCTTCTCGGCCCTCCCGGAGCCGGGAAGGGTACGCAAGCCCGCATGCTGGAAGAGAAATTCGGTCTTGTACAACTCAGCACGGGTGACCTGCTGCGCGAAGCGGTCGCGGCCGGAACCGAAGCCGGCAAAGCGGCAAAAGCGGTAATGGAAGCCGGCGACCTGGTCAGCGACGAGATCGTCATCGCAATCCTGCGGGACCGTATGGCTCAGCCGGATTGCGCCAAGGGCGTCATTCTGGACGGCTTCCCGCGCACGACGGTTCAGGCCGAAGCGCTGGACGGTCTGCTGGCATCGAACAACCAGAAGATCGACGCTGCGATCAGCCTTGAGGTGGAAGACGCAGAAATGGTGATCCGTATTTCGGGCCGCTACACCTGCGCTGGCTGTGGTGAAGGTTACCACGACCAGTTCAAGACGCCTGCCGAAGAGGGCAAATGCGACAAGTGTGGCCATACCGAATTCAAGCGCCGTGCGGATGACAATGCCGAAACGGTGGCTTCGCGTCTTGCAGCGTACCATGAGCAGACCGCGCCACTGATCACCTACTATGACGGTCAGGGCGTGCTTCAGCGCACAAACGCCATGGGTAAAATCGAAGACATTGCCAATGATCTTGAAGGTATCGTCGGCGAAGCAATGAACTAG
- a CDS encoding DUF4212 domain-containing protein → MADQSTNSAQTAESDKGYWQANLRLIYISLAIWALVSFGFGILLRPMLSGIAVGGTDLGFWFAQQGSILVFLVLIFNYAWRMNKLDAEYGVEE, encoded by the coding sequence ATGGCGGATCAATCTACCAACTCCGCGCAGACTGCCGAGTCCGATAAGGGCTATTGGCAGGCCAACCTGCGCCTCATCTACATCAGCCTCGCAATCTGGGCGCTGGTGTCATTTGGATTCGGCATTCTGCTGCGTCCGATGCTGTCGGGGATCGCCGTAGGCGGGACCGATCTGGGCTTTTGGTTCGCACAACAGGGATCGATTCTGGTCTTTCTGGTGCTGATCTTCAACTACGCCTGGCGCATGAACAAGCTAGACGCCGAATACGGTGTTGAGGAGTAA